GATAACACTTTTCTTCTACTGATTTGTTCGAGCGGCAGTCGTCTTAGCAGCTCGCGCATGACGTAAGCCACCTCTGCCAATATCTGGCGCCACATCGTGACGAGTAATGGAGCAGCCAAGTGGCTCCCATTGCAATGCGAGTGATGTGGCTGGCATCGAAATAGAAGCGGCATCGCTTATGCATTTCAGGCCTGAAAAAATCCCTTGTACAGGTCTTGctgtaaaacaaaaagaaaaacagatagCTGAAAGGGACCCCCTTTTCATACCCAATGGCCTCTTACCCCTATTCCTTGCGCCACTGCTGGATAAATTACTGACATTGTAACAGTGCACATTTATCCAGCAATACATATCTAATTGTTGGCCAATGTCATAGAGTGGCAAGAGAACAGAGTGCGCTTAGTGTGGGCTGAATCTAGGACGCGCAGGCTCTCGACTCTGTTTTTGTGTGCAAAGAAGTCCAGGAAAATAGGCAATGTGTGCAACTGTATCAAATCTGCAATTCAGACAAAATATTTTTTGCAGAACTTGCACGCTAAGCATGCAACACTGTGTTCACTCTTTTCTTTTGAATGCATACTACTTGATTTTGCAGTTTAACGCTGTGCAAGACAGTAGTTTAGCCGGCAGCAGCAAGTTTCCGCTTGGCAACAATGTACCCCCGCAGACGCCACAGTGTTGGGAAGGTTGCAAGAAAAAGCTTGTAATAAAGGTGTCGGTTCGAGTGACATGTGAAGCTGCTACACAAAATGCTTGTGGACAGCAGTGCACTGTGACTGCTCCCCAAAGTAAGGTCACAAAGGCAAACGCCATGTTGCTGGGCAGCCACTGTTGCCTCCATACGTGAGCCATGTGCCACCACAGCCAGCTTGCTCATAACAAAAGGCATGGAATATCAATTTTTGTAAAATCATTTTTGAAAAACCTGAATGTAGACAGACATGAGAACAGGAAAAACATAACCACACATGGCAGTTAGTCTGGTGGGGAGAGAAATTTGTGAAAATTACTGAGAGGGTAGCTGTATCCAGTGCAGGACTGGCTTGAGCTGAGATCAATAGGAAACCCTACTGTACTGAAGAAGGCCCAACTGGCTGCGGTTGTTTATGTTTTTGTTTAACAATATAATTTAAACTCATTGTTCAGCTTTTTTGTGCCATAACAGGTGCGCCTCTGAATCTGCTGTATTTTTCGTGCCTTACAGGTATGCTGCTGGCCTAGATGAATCCAGTCGTCCACTAAAACGCCACTCACTGCTGATGTTGATCAACATATGGCTGCCGGATCCTGTAAAATATGCCTTTGGACTCACAATCCTCTTTTATATTTACGTGTTCTTCAAGGCTTTAGTGTAAATTTCATTAAACTGTTTGCACAGACATATCAAATGATTCTTACTCATCACATATGCCCACATTGTGCTCATGGTTATTAAACGTGGGAACTTCACGACACATATTAGCAGAAGGTATACTGCAGTCAGCTGTAGTGATCCATATCTCCTAGCATGCAGTTCAGCAAGAATGGCATAATATGAGAGCCATGGAAGTACAAATTTGTAAAAGAAATTACTGATGTTCCGGGCACGTGAATGCACACATTCTGAGAGCTATTCTGAAATTCTGTGGTGTCAAGTTGAACAGTTCTCACTCTCTTATTTGACTCGTTTCAACATCACCTCCCTTGGTCTGCCTCAATGCCAGTTCCGAAGCAACTGCTGCACCCTAGCTTCTACTACTTCATGTAGCAGGCacgggcaacaaaaaaaaattttggttTAAACACTGCACTCAAAATGCTATGCTTAGCATCACACTAAATAAATTTGGGTTATGTGTTGTAGATTTTCATACAGCTCGCATGTTAAAATAAGGAAAATATTATGATTAAGGTGAAATTTTTACTTTAGCAGTTCAAAAATACTTAAGCTTGTACCATGCCTTTTCTATCGTACCCAAAAGTAAAAATCTTCGAGGATATTTTGAAGTAAATAACAGCTCTGTGGTTTTCAGACAAGAATAAACTGAGCAGCATCAATCGGCAACACATGCGATGTGCCAGACCCATAAGTTAGAGTTAGGCCCATACAGACACATTGGACGCTGGATTTTTGCATGAACTGTACCACTTATATCACAACCTGCTCTTGCTCACTGCAGATATTGTAGCAACAGATATGCATAAATATTGGACACAGATTTAAGTACGATACAAAAAAAGCTTTATCAAAAGGTCACTACGTGTACTCGCCACTGTTGGAAATTTCAACTTTTTTGGACACTTTGCCCGACGGTGAGCCATACGTTTCCATCTTCTTGACGACTTCCATACCGCTGATGACTTGCCCGAACACAACGTGCTTCCCATCAAGCCAATCAGTCTTCGCTGTAGTCAGAAAAAACTGAGAGTTGTTGGTGTTTGGACCAGAGTTGGCCATGGAAAGCATTCCCGGTCCCGTGTGTTTCAGCTCAAAGTTCTCGTCCGCAAACTTTCGTCCATAAATCGACCGTCCACCGGTCCCGTTGTGGTTGGTGATGTCTCCTCCCTGGCACATAAAGCCGGGAATTATTCGGTGGAAAGTGCTCTTAATGAACCCGAAACCTTTCTCGTGCGTACAGAGACAGCGGAAGTTCTCCGCCGTCAAAGGCACGACGTCTTTGTACAGTATGATGCGGATCCTTCCGATCTCTTGGCCATCCACGCTAATGTCAAGATAGACTTGAGGGTTGGCCGCGTTCTTCGCTTTCTCGGATTCCTTCGCGTCGCTTTCCGCGTCGGCTTCACCGCCTTCCTTCGAatcttcgtcgtcttctttggTGTTAAGAGTTTCGCCGGCGTGCTGCCGCAGCCAGCTGTCTTCGGACCACACAGCTCTCGTCGAGCCCTCTTTGATTTTCATCGGCTTTGCAATGTTTACGCGAATGGTTCTGCCGAACAGCTCCGAATCGTTCATGTTGTCGATTGCTGCCGCGGCGTCTTCTGCTTGCTCGAATTCCACAAAAGCGAACCCGCGGTGCTTTTGTGTTTCATAGTCAAGGGGAATCTGCACGTCAATCACGTCGCCGAAAGGAATAAACGCAGCGTGCAGCACCTTTTCGTCGACCTCCTCGGCAAGCCCGCCAACGTAAACCATACGTTTTGATGTAGTAGACATCGCGACCACTGACGACAGTGGTGCTTCCCTTGGAGCAGAACACGTCTGGTCTTTTATAATAGAGTTCGGAGATTAGCAGACTGCTACAGCCAGTCGAAGCACAACACAACGTTACACATGTGCCCGCAAACTTCGCGAACGCCGACAAACAAGCGCAAGCGCGCAAGGTTGCCACATTTGTGTCGTTCTGCGGTTCTGCCAATTCTGCGGCGACAAAAACGCTGCTTTAATTGAGGATCTCTCTTTTTATTACGTTTCATGCACTATAAAAATGTTTGTGTTAGTGTTATTTAAGTAATGCAATGTTTGTATCAATGATTCTTTTTTGTTGCCGCATTACATTGCTTGAGGACGCCACTTATTACTGCCAATCAAAAGAAATGTTGGTAAGTAGATACATTTGTCCActtgccattaagcctgaggacatcatcatcatttgTCCAGTGTGTATAGAAACAAAATGGCCAAAAATGGCGGCCATTTCTTTTCGGCAGCTGAAACTCTTCTAATTAGATGCCTAATTAATGCCTGCTATATAGTTAAACATACCTAGACTTCTATCTTCAAGAGCTTTGCGTTGTGTAAGGCTACTTTCCAACTACAGCATGTCAGCATTTACTGAAGACAGTGCAGGTAAATACCCTTTTCATTCGATACTTGATTTCTTGGGCATTTGCTTATCCCTGCATCTCTTCCATAACTTTCattctgcttgctgctgtgcgTAGAGGTTTGCTGCCAGTCGTGCTGCTCTTGCGACTCGCTGCTTGTGTAAAAAATAACGTGGTGGATGATCGTATCAGATTTCCTTTGATCGCAACGTAAACCAGGCTTGCTTTAGCCGTGTTGACGCCAAGAGGTTTCTTAACCTCACAGTGTTTTTTGTTGTCCCTGCATCAGGTGACTCGGCTCAAATGAAAAGTGATGAGGATGccaaggacagcgcagcgagtgCAGACGACCATGAAGCTGAGCATGAACACGAGAATGACGCTGAACATGACCGTGACCAAGATAATGACCCCGAGCATGACCAAGATGAGCCAAAGGCACCCGATTCGCCGGACAACGAGATCACGCTTCAGATGCTCGAAGAGTCCGTGAGCCACACACCGGGCCCAAGTTTCTCCGCGCGGAGATGCGAAGGTGCTGTCGGTGGCTCAGACAGTCAACCGGCGCCCAACAAGACGCGGGAGCAAATCGAGGAAGAAGAACGCGAAAAGATGCAGGTCCTCGTCTCCAATTTCTCCGAGTCACAGTTGAACAGGTAACTAATGCCACCGTCTTAGGCGAACAGCTATACTTATAAAGAAAACTCCTGCCAAACTTTAAATGTAGCGCAGAATTTGGTTGCACAGAGAAGCAAAATTGTACTGAGTTATAACCCGCCCTTTCTTTTTTAGCTTGTTACAGTCGACTCTTAATAATCCGAACTCGGAAGGGACTGAACATTTTTTGAATTATGTGAACATTGAATTGAGCGTAGCCTTTCTAATACATTTGACATTGATGAGAAAAAACATCAGTTCAAATAAACCAGAAGTTTGAATGGAGCGAGTTGAAATTAAGCAAAGTCTGTAGTACAAACCCTCTCGAAGTATCCTTTACTGTGGGCCACATTTCGTGTTCAAACTCAGTTCTGCTTACTGGTTGTCATTGACGTTTCTTGATGAAATAGAGGTATGCAGTGTAATCTCTGATTAGGGTAGGTTTCAGAGTCGAGAGTTTTGATGTgcttgaagttttttttcttacttgcaTCATCGCTGAGAAACAGTGGCTTAGTGTCGAGTGTGTTCTTGCACTGCGAACTAAGGTGTATATTTCCAATTATATTTTAAATGGCTGAAGCTTGTttgcagaaagaaaataaaaccaGCCACATAAAAGACTGTTGTTGTTAATAATGTAAACTATTCAGAGAGAAGTTTGATTAAATTTATCTTCTGAGCTGTTCCTTCTAGCTGACATGTGGCTTTGGTGTGTAAAATGGACCAGTTTGTTTTCATTCATGGCACCATTTGGAATGATTTGTTCAGAGCAAGTGTTACATTTCTGTGCTCTCACACAGGTACGAAATGTATCGGCGTTCTGCATTTCCAAAGGCAGCAGTCAAGCGACTTGTGCAGTCCATCACAGGCTGCTCCGTGTCGCAGAACGTGGTCATTGCTGTGTCTGGCATCGCCAAAGTGTTTGTTGGTGAAGTGGTGGAAGAGGCACTGGACGTCCTTGAAAAGCAAGGTGAAACAGGGCCATTGCAGCCCAAGCATTTGCGTGAAGCGGTCCGTCGTCTCAGGGCCCGTGGCTTCATCCCCAATGGACGCAAGCGCCCTGCCTGTTTCCTCAGGTATCTGTGTTAAAGGGTGCCGTGTCCTTTCCTGCTCTGTGTGGCAATCTTTTCACCTTTCTACCCTCCAAGTTGCTGTGTTTGGTGCACGCACTACCGGTGTATACTGGACGCTCTTATGGAACTTACTGGAAGTGTCGAAGAACTGAGGTGCATGCATTTTCAGACACCCTGAAGAAATGGGCATTTCCACCCCTTTTTGCTTCATGTGTGTTCTCTTCTCATAGATGGGACAACCAACCGCTGTTTTCCTCTGGTTAACTTTCCCATTGCTTTTGTTGTTCACACCTTTGAAACATGGTGGCATGAGGGTGATGGAGAAGTGGTGTAATATGCTAACACACATTCCTTTGCTCTTTTTTTCACCATTTGCTGCGGTGTTCCTGTGTACACTGTTCTTGCTTGTATGACACTTCCCTCTTTCCAAGCTTCCCTTCTACTGACTGTCGCGTGTGCACTTGATAATGCTGCACCTAGCTCCACAGGGCCATCATTCTCTGAAACTTTGTGGTTTGGAGCAGCTTGCATGGCAGTGCATTCAAAGCTGCGGACACATTTCGAAGCTTCAAGGTATGTGCAGCACATGGGGCGGGGGGGTTATGGAGACATTTATGAGCTGTTCAAAAGTAAGGTTTTGCTTTGTAAAAATGTTGTTTTTGAGGCACTGCATTGTTATGTAAGTCTATTTTATGGCTGTAAAAAATAAATGTGGTTTATGACTAATCTAATTGTGCATTAAAGCATATGTGCATATAGTAGCATTAAAACGTTGCTTGTTGTCTCAGGTCTAATTCTCAGCCAAAATGATTTTCCTTTCTTAGTTTGTAATATCATAAAGGCTTTACTCATAGTTCATCATCAGATGTCTTGAAGTTTGGAAGGTACATGTTTTGGATGGCTATTTTGTTGATTCCAAAGTGGATAAATCAAGGACCTATTTGCCTTCTGTCATTTACATTGCTTGTAAAAAAAGTACACATCTGATGGCACCTGCTTGAAGTaacttttaaaaattttgttaGTGGCTACTAGTATTGTGCATTTGTAAACATGTGTAGCATTAATTAAATACCTTAAGTCTTATTCATTTTTGACAGCTTGCCGCAATGCTGTTTCTTGCTGAGAAGTTTTTTTGCTAATTTGGCATCATTGTCATCAGTATTTAATTTCCTCCACTGTTTTTGTTCCTTGCTTGCTGTGCATGTCTTGTGTCGTAGGTCTCAGAGCTGATCAATAATGTTGTGGCATTTTACCATTTTGTGTTCACATCATTCCTCATTTATAGGCGGTAAGCTCTTCACTTCACTGCTGTCGAATTTTCTTATCATCTGCTGCTTTCTTCTCTATCAAGTCTTCCTCATTTTCTTGAATTTTTCACCTCTGAAGCACTGTCTTACCTTTTAAGCTTAAGTGGTTATAATTTATGTAATCATGCACCTTGTAATGTGTGCAGATATTAGGAATCACTTGTGCAGGAAATGTCAAAAATAATTAAATTCTAGACCACTGTCACACAGTGAATTCAAAAACATTTGAGAATGAGGGCCTTTTATTGAAAGGCACACACGGCCCAGCTGAGTCCCTTTGAGGCCTTAGCTGCAAAGAGTCTTGGAAACAGAGGTGGCCATGTGAGACTTTTGAAGACAAAAGGCTTTGTATGGGCTTCAagattcaggtaattaaaatgtcATCCAGAGTGAAACACTAAAAGCTGCTGAGAGAAAACCTAAGCCACTGGTTACATTTAAAAACATTTTAACTGATTAAAGGAAAAGCTTGTCAGGCATTACATTTTGAATGCATGTTTGTTTTTCCCTCAGATCTGAGGATTACTTAAAAATGTAGCAGCAGTAACAGCGAGTATCTGTGGTTTCTGGGAGGAGAAACAAAACTCATCACTGCTAACCAGGTTAAAGAGAGGAAGTGAATTTGTTGACTAGAAAGACTAGAATACTTTGTTTCAGCCTTCAAATTTTCTGACACTAGTGACTATTGAACTTACTGGCACTAGTGGCTCAGCATGCGGCGTGGCATGACCTTCAGTTCAGCTTTCGAGCCACACCATGTAGCTGTGGTACAGGTTTCTTAGTTGTTTAGCTTCTTTATTGCTGCCAAGGTCTCTAAAATATGTTGTGTGGTAGGAGTACAGGCCAGATGGGGAGTTGTTCTGAGCACTTTTCACCTCCTTATTCAGATTCTTTTTCAGATTGCATTGCAGGGAGTTTTATCTAAATGCATTATTATATTTTGTTTTCCTATCAGGTGACATCATCGCAGTCAGGAATGGCAGTCGAGAATGGAATCATGGTGATAACGTGCCCACTCATTGTTTGCACATTTACAGAGACCAGAGGTGCGAACTCTCAGATGATTTTTTTATTCAGCTCAGTTTTGTACATTTTCTCAGCCTCGTTGTCATCACCAGGAATGTTTCATGAGTTGTGAATAATGGAAGTGAGGAATAGTTAAATAAAAGAATGTGGCATGACTGTGAAATGAAGTGTGAATGATTCCTACCCACTATGTACAGAAACATGTTTGAACAATGTTACAGGTGTGATATGTTCTTGCAATCATGCTGTTATGCTTAAGTCCTGGTCACTGTCTGAGAATGGTGTTTGAGTACAATTGTATCTTATGTAACCATGTAAAGTTGCACTGTTTTCTCACTAACCGGTGTAAATTGAACATAGTAATGAGCACTTATGCTATAAGTGCATTGCAAATGCAGTGCCAGTGACAAAGAACTTGTAACTGTGTGTTAAAATGATAATTTACACTGGTTGACCTCCAAGTTATTCattgctttttcagattttttgcTTCTGTTTAAAATAAATAGCTTATATGAGGTGTGCTACAGTAAATAGCATTCCAGAATTCTTGGAGAGGAATGCTGTGTCGACACGGCAATATGATATCGGCATTTTCTGCAAGCTCATTTACATAGCCTTCAGTTCCATGTGTGTGCTATGCGGATGTAAATGCTGAGGTAGTCGCATATTTAAAGCGCCAAACAAATTCTTGATAACAGGTGTTAGCAGTCACAGCCTTCATACATTCCACACAGCAGCCTTCTTTGTTGGGTTCATATTGCTTCCTAAGGGACACTGGAAGGTCTCTGCAAACTCATCCAGATTCATGAGTGGTCCATTCACCCTGTAAGATGGAAAAGCAGTGTATCACACAAAGGCGATCATTTTTCTGTGTGTTCGCTTCCTGGTTGTTGCTCTGTAGTAATGCTATGCTTGCCGAAGTTTTGCACTTTTATATAAGGCGCTATACATAATAGCATGTAATGCTGAATTTTGGTGTAAGTAGGCACTGAAAATGCCTAACGTGCTGATTAGGTTTATTGGGCCAATAAAGTTTCATTTAATGGTGGCCTTCTGCTTCAGGAACATTATGCAATGCACCACACATCTCTGTAATTAATGTAAGATAAAGATTGAGATAGAATTGCAAGGTTTGTTTTTAAAAATAACTGAATTGACAGGCATTTTTATTCACAGAACTGCCACTCATTGAAAAATTCCAACAGCAAGCAGTGCACACA
The Amblyomma americanum isolate KBUSLIRL-KWMA chromosome 3, ASM5285725v1, whole genome shotgun sequence genome window above contains:
- the cyp33 gene encoding peptidylprolyl isomerase cyclophilin-33, whose product is MSTTSKRMVYVGGLAEEVDEKVLHAAFIPFGDVIDVQIPLDYETQKHRGFAFVEFEQAEDAAAAIDNMNDSELFGRTIRVNIAKPMKIKEGSTRAVWSEDSWLRQHAGETLNTKEDDEDSKEGGEADAESDAKESEKAKNAANPQVYLDISVDGQEIGRIRIILYKDVVPLTAENFRCLCTHEKGFGFIKSTFHRIIPGFMCQGGDITNHNGTGGRSIYGRKFADENFELKHTGPGMLSMANSGPNTNNSQFFLTTAKTDWLDGKHVVFGQVISGMEVVKKMETYGSPSGKVSKKVEISNSGEYT
- the Taf11 gene encoding TATA-box binding protein associated factor 11 yields the protein MSAFTEDSAGDSAQMKSDEDAKDSAASADDHEAEHEHENDAEHDRDQDNDPEHDQDEPKAPDSPDNEITLQMLEESVSHTPGPSFSARRCEGAVGGSDSQPAPNKTREQIEEEEREKMQVLVSNFSESQLNRYEMYRRSAFPKAAVKRLVQSITGCSVSQNVVIAVSGIAKVFVGEVVEEALDVLEKQGETGPLQPKHLREAVRRLRARGFIPNGRKRPACFLR